A stretch of DNA from Pseudonocardia hierapolitana:
GCAGGCGTTCGTCGACCAGGACGCGCTGCAGTGCGGGTTCTGCACGTCCGGCCAGATCATGTCCGCCGTCGCGGCGGTGGAGCAGGACGTGGCGGACGTGCGGGAGTTCATGTCCGGCAACATCTGCCGGTGCGCCGCGTACCCGAACATCGTGGCGGCGATCGACCAGGTGAGGCGGGCCGATGCGTCCGTTTGAGCTGACCGCCCCCGCGACCGTCGAGGACGCGCTCGCCGAACCGGGCACGTTCCTCGCAGGCGGCACCACCCTCGTCGACCTGATGAAGCTCAACGTGCTGACGCCGCAGCACGTGCTGGACATCAACGCGCTGCCCCTGCGCGGCATCGACACCAGCGACGGCCTGCGCCTGGGCGCGCTGGAGCGGATGAGCGACATCGCCCGGCACCCCGGGGTGTACCCCGCCGTGTCGCGGGCCCTGTTGCAGAGCGCGTCGCAGCAACTGCGCAACATGGCCAGCATCGGCGGGAACCTCCTGCAGCGCACCCGGTGCACCTACTTCCGGGACGTCGCGATGCCGTGCAACAAGCGGGAACCCGGCAGCGGCTGCCCGGCCCGCTCGGGTGCCAACCGGATGCACGCCGTCCTGGGCACGAGCGACTCGTGCGTCGCGACGCACGCGAGCGACGTCGCGGTCGCCCTGGTCGCGCTGGACGCCCACGTCACGCTCGCCGGCGCCGACGGGACCCGGACCGTGAAGCTGGCCGACTTCTACCGGCTCCCCGGCGATACGCCGGAGGTGGAGAACGACCTGCGGCCCGGTGAGCTGATCACCGAGGTCGTCGTGCCGCGGCTCGACTGGGCGGCCAACTCCACCTACGTCAAGGTGCGCGACCGGCAGTCGTACGAGTTCGCCCTCTGCTCCGCCGCGGTCGCGCTGGAGGTGCGCGACTCCCGCATCGTCGACGCCCGGGTGGCCGTCGGCGGGGTGGCGACGGTGCCGTGGCGCCTGCACGGGGTGGAGGCGGCCCTGCGCGGCGCGCCGGTGTCCCAGGCCGCGTTCGAGGACGCCGCGGCCGTCGCTACCGAGGGCGCGGCACCGCTGTCCGGGAACGGCTTCAAGCTGCCGCTGCTGAGGCGGACGGTCGTGCGGGCGTTGCTCGAACTCACTGCGCCGCTGGAACTGACGGAAGGGAGCGGGGCATGACCAGCCGCATCGACGGTCCGCTGAAGGTCACCGGCCAGGCGCGATACGGGCTGGACCACAACTTCCCCGGCATGCTCCACGGCTACGTGATCACCAGCACGATCGCGAACGGCGAGATCGTCGCGATGGACGTGACCGCCGCCAAGAGCGCTCCCGGCGTGGTCGCCGTCTACTCGCCGTTCGACCCGCTGACGCTGCGGAAGCCGAACAGCCCGGTGCTGGGCGAGACCTGGGTACCGCTGCAGGACCGGGACGTCGCCTACTACGGACAGCCCATCGGCTTCGTCGTGGCGCAGACCTACGAGCAGGCCCGCGACGCGGCGATGCTCGTCGAGGTGTCCTACGACGAGCGGCCTGCCCGCACGTCGCTCCAGGCCAACCTCGACCTGGCCGAGGACGGGCCGCCCGCCATGGACGGCGCCCCGCCCACGCACACCGTGCTCGCCCCGGGCGTGGCGTCCATCGAGGAGGCCCTCGCCGCGAGCCCGGTCGTGGTCGAGGGCACCTACTCCACCGCGGCCCAGAACCACGCGGCCATGGAGCCCCACTCCGCGGTCGCGGTCTGGGACGACGACGGCCTGACGATCTACAGCGGAAACCAGGGGGCGAGCTTCCAGCAGGCGGACATGGCGGCCGCGCTCGAGGTGGAGGCGTCGTCGGTGCACACGGTCAACCCGTTCGTGGGCGGTGCGTTCGGCGGGAAGGGCAGCACGTCGACCCCGGCGTTCCTGGCAGCGGCCGCGTCCCGTGTCCTGGGCCGGCCGGTCAAGGCGGCGCTGAGCCGGGAGCAGGTCTTCACGGCGACCGCGAACCGCGCTGAGACGCTGCAGGAGATCGCGCTGGGCGCCGACCGCGACGGAACGCTGATCGCGGTGCGCCACGACTCGTGGTGCAGCGCGGCGACCGACCTGTCGTTCGTGGAGCAGACCTCGCACGCCACGTCCAAGGAGTGGTACCGCACCCCGAACCTGGCCGTCAGCCAGAAGGTGGTGCCGCTGAACATCCCGCGCACGACGTTCATGCGCGCGCCTGGCGAGGCACCGGGGTCGTTCGCGCTCGAGAGCGCGATGGACGAGCTGGCCGCCGCGCTGGACATGGACCCGATCGAGCTGCGCCTGCGCAACGGCTCGATCGGACCCGTGGGCAGCGACCTGCAGTGGTCGAGCAAGTACCTCGAGGACTGCTACCGGATCGGTGCCGAGCGCTTCGGCTGGGCCCACCGCTCGGCCACCGGCCGCGAGGACGGCGACTGGCTGGTCGGGATGGGCATGGCGACGGCGATGTTCCCGGCCCTGCGGTTCCCGGCCACGACCGAGATCACGCTGCGGTCCGACGACACGGCGGTGATCTCGGTCGGCGGCGCCGACCCGGGAACCGGCCTGCTGACCGTGATGGCGCTGATCGGCGCGGAGTCGCTGGACATCGCACCGGAGCGGATCACGCCCCGGCTGGGCCTCTCGGCGTACCCGCCCGGCGGTTTGTCCGGCGGCTCGACCGCCACGGCCAGCGTCGGCTCGGCGATCATGATCGCCGCGTCGGCGGTGATCGACGACCTCCAGGCCATGGCGAGCGCGCCGGGCGCGCCGTTCGCGGGTCAGGACGTGACCTACGCCGACGGGCGGGTGCTGGGTGGCGGCCGCTCGATGACGTTCGGCGAGCTGCTGATCGCGCTCGGCCGCGTGTCGATCTCGGCCAGCGGCTCGTCGGCACCGGGGGAGGAGCTGACCAAGCACTCGTTCAGCTCCTTCGGCGCCCAGTTCTGCGAGGTCCGGGTGCACAGGTGGACGCGCGAGGCACGCGTGTCCCGCATGCTCGGTGTGTTCGACGCCGGCCGGATCATCAACGAGAAGGCCGCCCGCAGCCAGCTGATGGGCGGCATGATCTGGGGTGTCTCCGCGGCGCTGCACGAGGGGCTGGAGATCGAGGAGAACGGCCGGCTCGCCAACGGCGACCTGGCCGGATACCTCCTCCCGGTCAACGCCGACATCCCCGAGGCCGACGTGCACTTCGTGCAGCACCCCGACACGCTGCACAACCCGGTGGGCGCCAGGGGTGTCGGCGAGATCGGCACGGTCGGCATGGCCGCGGCCGTTGCGAACGCCGTCTACAACGCCACGGGCATCCGGGTCCGGCACACCCCGATCACGATCGAGGACCTGCTGGACTGACACCGCGCCTCCGGCCTCCCGGTCGCCGCCCGACCGGCGCCGACCGGGAGCGCGGGGACGTGGCCGCGCTCGCCTGAGCGTCACGACCCGGTGCGCCGCCGCGGTACCGCCGCGGCGGCCATCAGGGCGATCGCCGCCAGGACCAGCGGCACCACCGCGGTGCCCAGGGTGACTGCGGCCAGGGCGGGGCCCAGGGTGAACCCGAGGTTCCGGGCGAGCGCGGTCAGCCCGCTGCCGGCTCCGACCATGCCCGCAGGCGTCGCGCCGAGAACCAGCGCCGAGGTCGGTCCCGCGAAGAGGCCGTTGCCCACGCCGATGAGCAGCAGCGGCCCGACCAGGCCGAGCGGGCCGACCGGCGCGGCGAGCATCCAGGCCGCGCCGGCGAGCACCGCGACCGCCCCCGCGACGACGACGGGCGCGGCGCCCACCCGGTCGGCGAGCACGCCGGCAGGCGGCGACGTCGCCGCCATGGCGGCCGACAGCACCAGCAGGACCAGCCCCGTGGTGCTCGCGCCGGCGCCGACCAGCGCATAGGGCACGAGCAGGTTCACCGCGCCGACCCCGGCCGTGGTCGCGAGCAGCGCGACGAGCGACGGCGTGATCCGCCGCATGCGCAGCAGCCCGAGCACGGGCCGGGCGTCCGGCCGCCGCGCCCACGCGACCGTCGTGACGGCCGCGACGGCGAGCAGGCCGGCCGTGAGGAGCGGCGCATCGGCCGGCAGGCTCAGCGCCAGCACGAGCGCGGTGGCACCGGCGCCCAGCAGACCGGTGTCCAGCACGGCCGCCCGGTCCGGGCGCGGCAGCCCGGCCCGGCCGGGGCGCACCGCCGGGATCGCCCGGCCGGAGAGCGCGAGCGCGACCGCCACCACCGGCAGGTTCACCAGGAAGATCGTCCGCCAGCCGACGGTGTCGGTGAGCAGGCCGCCCAGCGCCGGCCCAGCGACCCCGGCGAGGGGGATGAGGGTGAGCACGATGCTCATCGCGCGGCCCCGGTGCTCGGGCCGCACCGCGTCGTTGACGAGCGGCAGCGCGACGACGCCGATCAGCGCACCCGCGCAGCCCTGCAGCACCCGCGCCGCCACGAGGGTTCCGATCCCGGGTGCGAGCGCCACGAGCGCGCTCGCGATGCCGAACCCGCCCACGGCCAGCCGGAACGCAGGCAGCGGGCCGGCGCGGTCCACCCACCGGCCCGCCGGCAGGCTCAGCGCCACGACCGGCAGGGAGTAGCCCAGCAGGAGCCACTGCGCCACCGCGGGCGGTGCGTTCAGCTCGGCGCCGATGGCCGGCAGGGCGACGGCCACGATCGTCATGTCGAGCGACATCAGCACGACGCCGAGGCAGACGACGAGCACCGCGTCCCATCGACTCCCCGAGCCGGTCGTCGCGGCGCGGGACACCGTCATGGAGGTCCTCCTGTTCACGGCGGCACGTTCGGCCGCCGCGGGGACCACGCTCGTTCTGAGTCCGGGGGTCGCGCATCGGGCACGAGCCCTAGAGGGCGATTCCGAACTCGACGCATCCGGGCCGGGACTCGACGTGCGCCCGCTCGGTGACCAAGGGCAGATGGTCGCTCCCGAAGATCGACCGACGACAATTTGCCCTTGAGCGGCGGCCGCCGGGCGTGGCTTCAGATGGCGCGGTCCGCCAGCAGTCCGAGGCGGTGAGCGGCCGCCGCGGCCTCGACGCGGTTGGCGACCTCGAGCTTGCCGAGGATGTTCGACACGTGGACGCTCGCGGTCTTCGGCGAGATGTAGAGGCGCGCGGCGATCGCGGCGTTGCCCATCCCGGTGGCGAGCAGCGCCAGCACCTCGGTCTCGCGCGGGGTGAGGCCGATGCGGCCGGCGGCGTCGCCCGCGGATGCCTGCCCGCCCAGCGGGAGGCGGGCGCGCCGGGCCAGGTCGGTGACCGCCGCCAGGAGCGGTGCCGCACCCAGCTCGCGCGCGATGGCCGCGGCGCGGGCGAGTGCCTCGGCGGCGGCGTCGCGGGCGCCTGCGGCGAGCAGGGCGGCACCCTCGTGGTGGAGCGCGGTCGCGCGCTCGAACGGGTGTCCGATCTCGTCCCACAGCCCCGCCGCAGTGGCCCAGTCGGCGGACCGTCCCGACGGGTACGCGGCGGCGGTGGCGGCCCACGCCCGCTGCGGCGGGGTCAGAGCCGGCACCCCGGCCGCGATCGATGCGACGTCCGCGGAGAGGAGATCGTCGGCGGCGGCGGCCTCCGCGGCCACGGCGAGCAGCGGCCACGAGTACCGGGCGGCGACGGCGAGGTCGGCGGGATCGAGCGCAGGCCGCAACGCCTCGATGGCGGCGACCGGCTCGCCACGAGCGAGGTGCAGCCGGCCGCGCAGCCGCACGAGGACGAGCGGCTTCTCGACACCCAGCTCGGCCGCGCGGTCGAGCAGTGCACCCGCGTGGTCGAGCTCACCGCGGCCGAGCGCGAGGTCGGCGGCCAGCACGAGCAGCCGGGAGTGGTGGATGGGTTCCGGGACGAGCTCGAGGGCCCGCTCCACGGTGTCACCCGCCTCGCTCCAGCGTCCGGCGGCCAGCAGTGCCGCGGCGAGGTTCGCCGCGTGCACCGGGCCTGCCGAGCGGATCAGGCCTGCCTCGGCGGCCGTCGCCAGACCGGCCCGCGCCGCCCGCTCGGCGTCGGCGAGCCGGCCGTAGCCCTCCAGCAGGTGGGACTCGAGGGCGAGCACCCGCAACCGGAGGTGGTCGGCCCCGAGCGTGCGGGCCACCGCTTCGGCCCGCACGAGGAGCGGGAGCCGGGTGTCGAGGTCGCCGAGCCGTGCGTCGAGCGTGGCGAGGGTGACCAGGGCGCTCGCCTCGGCCGGGTCGTCGCCGGCGCCGCGGGTGGCCGCCAGGGCCTCCTTCGCGGCCGCGCGGGCGCCGTCCGGGTCCGGCAGGTCCATCAGGTACGTCGCGAGCGCGTTGAGCAGGTAGGGCCGGATGGGGTGCCCGTCCGGAACGGCGGCCAGCGCAGCGCGCAGGTCGCCGCCCCGGCCGGGGTGGCCGGTGCACGCCCTGAGCCGAGCGCGGAGCTCGTACAGCGCGGCGGTGTGCACGTCCTCCAGTCCCGGCTCGGCCAGCGCCACCGTGACGAGCTGCTCGCCGCGCTCGCTCTCCCCGGCCCGCAGCGCCGCTTCCGCGGCCGTCTCCAGCACGGTCGCGCGATCTGCGCGCACGAGGACCGCCACGTCCGCAACGTCGTCCCACCAGCCGAGCACGCGCTCGACCAGCTGCAGCTCCTCCGCGTGCGCGAGCGCCCTGCGGGCCTGAGCGGCGGCCGCCCATGCCGCGACGACCGCGCCCGGCCCGTCGCCTGCGCCCGTGAGGTGGTGCGAGACCTCGGCGAACGAACCGCCGTGGTCGGGCAGCACGTCGGCGTAGCGGCGGTGCAGCCCGGCCCGCTCGCCCGGCAGCACCCCGGCCAGCACGGCGTCCCGGATGAGCGCGTGCCGGAACCGGTACCCGTCGCCGTCGACGACGAGCACGCCGGCGTCCACGGCCGTGCGGACCGCCGCGTCGACCGGCCCCCCGCACACGGCCGCGAGGACAGCGTGCGGGACCCGGAGTCCGCCGACGGCGACGGCCCGCACCACCGACGCGGCCTCGCCGAGCCGGTCGACCCGCGTCGCGAGGAGGTCGGAGAGCGATCCGGGGACGTCGCCCGGCGCGTCGCTCAGCAGGGCCTCGACGAAGAGGGGGTTGCCGTCACTGCGTTCGTGGAGGGACGCCACCAGCGCCGGATCGGCGGGCCGGCCGAGTATCGCGCTCGC
This window harbors:
- a CDS encoding xanthine dehydrogenase family protein molybdopterin-binding subunit, with amino-acid sequence MTSRIDGPLKVTGQARYGLDHNFPGMLHGYVITSTIANGEIVAMDVTAAKSAPGVVAVYSPFDPLTLRKPNSPVLGETWVPLQDRDVAYYGQPIGFVVAQTYEQARDAAMLVEVSYDERPARTSLQANLDLAEDGPPAMDGAPPTHTVLAPGVASIEEALAASPVVVEGTYSTAAQNHAAMEPHSAVAVWDDDGLTIYSGNQGASFQQADMAAALEVEASSVHTVNPFVGGAFGGKGSTSTPAFLAAAASRVLGRPVKAALSREQVFTATANRAETLQEIALGADRDGTLIAVRHDSWCSAATDLSFVEQTSHATSKEWYRTPNLAVSQKVVPLNIPRTTFMRAPGEAPGSFALESAMDELAAALDMDPIELRLRNGSIGPVGSDLQWSSKYLEDCYRIGAERFGWAHRSATGREDGDWLVGMGMATAMFPALRFPATTEITLRSDDTAVISVGGADPGTGLLTVMALIGAESLDIAPERITPRLGLSAYPPGGLSGGSTATASVGSAIMIAASAVIDDLQAMASAPGAPFAGQDVTYADGRVLGGGRSMTFGELLIALGRVSISASGSSAPGEELTKHSFSSFGAQFCEVRVHRWTREARVSRMLGVFDAGRIINEKAARSQLMGGMIWGVSAALHEGLEIEENGRLANGDLAGYLLPVNADIPEADVHFVQHPDTLHNPVGARGVGEIGTVGMAAAVANAVYNATGIRVRHTPITIEDLLD
- a CDS encoding ATP-binding protein → MSTPVRSSLLVGRAAESGLLDAALRRAATGGVCAVLVGGEAGVGKSRLVEEFLARNPTLRVLAGGCVELGADGLPYAPFVAALRGTELEDDTERRRLAPLLPALDVGDTAPGDRPRMFEAVLTLIARPAAGGPTVLVLEDAHWADRSSLDLLEFLVRNQRAAPGSLIVVTHRSDEPGARGLRPLLAGLGRLGHVERVALAPLTRAEVAAQASAILGRPADPALVASLHERSDGNPLFVEALLSDAPGDVPGSLSDLLATRVDRLGEAASVVRAVAVGGLRVPHAVLAAVCGGPVDAAVRTAVDAGVLVVDGDGYRFRHALIRDAVLAGVLPGERAGLHRRYADVLPDHGGSFAEVSHHLTGAGDGPGAVVAAWAAAAQARRALAHAEELQLVERVLGWWDDVADVAVLVRADRATVLETAAEAALRAGESERGEQLVTVALAEPGLEDVHTAALYELRARLRACTGHPGRGGDLRAALAAVPDGHPIRPYLLNALATYLMDLPDPDGARAAAKEALAATRGAGDDPAEASALVTLATLDARLGDLDTRLPLLVRAEAVARTLGADHLRLRVLALESHLLEGYGRLADAERAARAGLATAAEAGLIRSAGPVHAANLAAALLAAGRWSEAGDTVERALELVPEPIHHSRLLVLAADLALGRGELDHAGALLDRAAELGVEKPLVLVRLRGRLHLARGEPVAAIEALRPALDPADLAVAARYSWPLLAVAAEAAAADDLLSADVASIAAGVPALTPPQRAWAATAAAYPSGRSADWATAAGLWDEIGHPFERATALHHEGAALLAAGARDAAAEALARAAAIARELGAAPLLAAVTDLARRARLPLGGQASAGDAAGRIGLTPRETEVLALLATGMGNAAIAARLYISPKTASVHVSNILGKLEVANRVEAAAAAHRLGLLADRAI
- a CDS encoding MFS transporter yields the protein MTVSRAATTGSGSRWDAVLVVCLGVVLMSLDMTIVAVALPAIGAELNAPPAVAQWLLLGYSLPVVALSLPAGRWVDRAGPLPAFRLAVGGFGIASALVALAPGIGTLVAARVLQGCAGALIGVVALPLVNDAVRPEHRGRAMSIVLTLIPLAGVAGPALGGLLTDTVGWRTIFLVNLPVVAVALALSGRAIPAVRPGRAGLPRPDRAAVLDTGLLGAGATALVLALSLPADAPLLTAGLLAVAAVTTVAWARRPDARPVLGLLRMRRITPSLVALLATTAGVGAVNLLVPYALVGAGASTTGLVLLVLSAAMAATSPPAGVLADRVGAAPVVVAGAVAVLAGAAWMLAAPVGPLGLVGPLLLIGVGNGLFAGPTSALVLGATPAGMVGAGSGLTALARNLGFTLGPALAAVTLGTAVVPLVLAAIALMAAAAVPRRRTGS
- a CDS encoding FAD binding domain-containing protein; this encodes MRPFELTAPATVEDALAEPGTFLAGGTTLVDLMKLNVLTPQHVLDINALPLRGIDTSDGLRLGALERMSDIARHPGVYPAVSRALLQSASQQLRNMASIGGNLLQRTRCTYFRDVAMPCNKREPGSGCPARSGANRMHAVLGTSDSCVATHASDVAVALVALDAHVTLAGADGTRTVKLADFYRLPGDTPEVENDLRPGELITEVVVPRLDWAANSTYVKVRDRQSYEFALCSAAVALEVRDSRIVDARVAVGGVATVPWRLHGVEAALRGAPVSQAAFEDAAAVATEGAAPLSGNGFKLPLLRRTVVRALLELTAPLELTEGSGA